A genomic segment from Drosophila miranda strain MSH22 chromosome 3, D.miranda_PacBio2.1, whole genome shotgun sequence encodes:
- the LOC117188261 gene encoding inactive peptidyl-prolyl cis-trans isomerase shutdown-like: MEDYFSYCTQMLKEPLQLGKLVGSGSKFEVEQSPFGAGDDDFNVDEMEDCDNAPDVDEEELASPWTQSFEELKKLMEPINENIFKRITRERHQGRGLVPDKARVAVRYSGYWEGESSPFDSSLMRRTKLYFETGAGWPPGCCTYHAPI, translated from the exons ATGGAAGATTATTTTTCATATTGCACTCAAATGCTCAAGGAACCACTGCAACTTGG AAAACTCGTTGGCTCTGGCTCAAAATTTGAGGTAGAACAGTCGCCATTTGGGGCTGGCGATGATGATTTTAATGTCGACGAAATGGAAGATTGTGATAACGCTCCAGATGTTGATGAAGAAGAGCTCGCTTCTCCATGGACCCAATCGTTTGAGGAACTCAAAAAATTGATGGAGCCGATCAATGAGAACATTTTTAAGCGCATCACACGTGAGAGGCACCAGGGCCGAGGTCTGGTGCCAGACAAGGCTCGTGTCGCTGTGCGCTATAGTGGTTATTGGGAAGGCGAGAGTTCTCCTTTTGATTCCTCATTGATGCGCCGAACTAAATTATATTTTGAGACCGGTGCCGGTTGGCCTCCAGGCTGCTGTACTTACCATGCGCCCATATGA
- the LOC117188244 gene encoding inactive peptidyl-prolyl cis-trans isomerase shutdown-like isoform X2 yields MEDYFSYCTQMLKEPLQLGKLVGSGSKFEVEQSPFGAGDDDFNVDEMEDCDNAPDVDEEELASPWTQSFEELKKLMEPINENIFKRITREGHQGRGLVPDKARVAVRYSGYWEGESSPFDSSLMRRTKLYFETGAGCDVLEGLQAAVLTMRPYEKAEFIISYKLLFHEIGCPPRIKPRSDGLFKIEVLDFTLIGDSDAFASMAAVDRDKFAIVYPKALDMHMHGKDCVKRFRYRNAVTAFERAVTSLNYCRLANDEDERKQIALLITLNQNLMICYNKLHNPKRVCITMKALRRLTENKPSCKALYQEGCALSALGEYKDARCIFMQAQAKQPDNNEISAKITDLDKKIKKYKESSQDIWTRALSGQKFKEVKDETKCNPSVEELVKELETSEKSSVGLLRGAYINSDIVMLSKMAKEHKMKLSVSPIDENDLTLSKLNLH; encoded by the exons ATGGAAGATTATTTTTCATATTGCACTCAAATGCTCAAGGAACCACTGCAACTTGG AAAACTCGTTGGCTCTGGCTCAAAATTTGAGGTAGAACAGTCGCCATTTGGGGCTGGCGATGATGATTTTAATGTCGACGAAATGGAAGATTGTGATAACGCTCCAGATGTTGATGAAGAAGAGCTCGCTTCTCCATGGACCCAATCGTTTGAGGAACTCAAAAAATTGATGGAGCCGATCAATGAGAACATTTTTAAGCGCATCACACGTGAGGGGCACCAGGGCCGAGGTCTGGTGCCAGACAAGGCACGTGTCGCTGTGCGCTATAGTGGTTATTGGGAAGGCGAGAGTTCTCCTTTTGATTCCTCATTGATGCGCCGAACTAAATTATATTTTGAGACCGGTGCCGGTTGCGATGTGCTAGAAGGCCTCCAGGCTGCTGTACTTACCATGCGCCCATATGAAAAGGCCGAGTTTATTATATCCTATAAGTTGCTATTTCACGAGATAGGCTGCCCGCCGCGCATTAAACCACGTTCAGATGGACTTTTCAAAATCGAAGTTCTTGACTTCACATTGATCGGGGACTCAGATGCCTTCGCGTCAATGGCCGCTGTGGATCGGGACAAGTTTGCAATAGTTTACCCCAAGGCATTAGACATGCACATGCATGGCAAGGACTGTGTGAAGCGCTTTCGCTACCGCAACGCCGTCACTGCCTTCGAGCGGGCGGTAACCTCTCTAAACTATTGCCGCCTAGCCAATGATGAGGATGAGCGCAAGCAAATCGCTCTGTTGATCACTCTCAAT CAAAACTTGATGATCTGCTACAATAAATTGCATAATCCCAAACGCGTGTGCATCACGATGAAAGCCTTGCGGCGTCTCACTGAAAATAAGCCTTCCTGTAAGGCCCTCTACCAGGAAGGTTGCGCCCTGTCCGCCTTAGGCGAATATAAGGATGCTCGGTGTATTTTTATGCAGGCTCAAGCCAAGCAGCCCGATAACAATGAGATCAGTGCTAAGATTACTGACCTGGacaagaaaatcaaaaaatacaaagagTCATCTCAGGACATTTGGACTCGTGCGTTGTCAGGCCAGAAGTTTAAAGAAGTAAAGGATGAAACCAAATGTAATCCCAGTGTTGAAGAACTTGTGAAGGAGCTTGAGACTTCCGAAAAATCGTCGGTGGGACTTTTGCGGGGTGCCTATATAAACTCGGACATTGTAatgttatccaaaatggcCAAGGAGCACAAAATGAAACTATCGGTGTCCCCTATTGACGAGAATGACTTGACGTTGTCCAAGCTAAATCTGCACTGA